The proteins below come from a single Comamonas antarctica genomic window:
- a CDS encoding electron transfer flavoprotein subunit beta/FixA family protein yields the protein MKVLVPVKRVVDYNVKVRVKSDGSGVDIANVKMSMNPFDEIAVEEAVRLKEKGAATEVIAVSCGVAQCQETLRTAMAIGADRAILVQTDAELQPLAVAKLLKALVDKEQPGLIILGKQAIDDDANQTGQMLAALADLPQATFASKVEVSGDVVQVTREVDGGLETLSLNTPAVITTDLRLNEPRYVTLPNIMKAKKKQLDTVTPEDLGVDVAPRLKTLKVSEPAKRGAGVKVADVAALVDKLKNEAKVI from the coding sequence ATGAAGGTACTGGTCCCAGTCAAACGCGTGGTGGACTACAACGTCAAGGTGCGCGTCAAATCCGATGGCAGCGGCGTCGATATCGCCAATGTCAAGATGAGCATGAACCCGTTTGACGAGATTGCCGTCGAGGAAGCCGTGCGCCTGAAGGAAAAGGGCGCGGCCACCGAGGTCATCGCCGTGTCCTGCGGCGTGGCCCAGTGCCAGGAAACCCTGCGCACCGCGATGGCGATCGGCGCCGACCGCGCGATCCTGGTGCAGACCGATGCGGAACTGCAGCCGCTGGCCGTGGCCAAGCTGCTCAAGGCCCTGGTCGACAAGGAGCAGCCCGGCCTGATCATCCTGGGCAAGCAGGCCATCGATGACGACGCCAACCAGACCGGCCAGATGCTCGCGGCCTTGGCCGATCTGCCGCAGGCGACGTTTGCCTCGAAGGTGGAAGTGTCGGGCGATGTGGTTCAGGTCACACGCGAAGTCGACGGCGGCCTCGAGACCCTGTCGCTGAACACGCCGGCCGTGATCACCACCGACCTGCGCCTCAACGAGCCGCGCTATGTGACGCTGCCCAACATCATGAAGGCCAAGAAAAAGCAGCTCGACACCGTGACGCCCGAGGACCTGGGTGTCGACGTGGCGCCGCGCCTCAAGACCCTCAAGGTGTCCGAGCCCGCCAAGCGCGGCGCGGGTGTGAAGGTGGCCGATGTGGCGGCGCTGGTGGACAAATTGAAGAACGAAGCGAAGGTGATTTAA
- a CDS encoding electron transfer flavoprotein subunit alpha/FixB family protein, with protein MTSLVIAEHDNASIKPATLNTVTAAAACGGEVHVLVAGEGAAAAAQAASQIAGVSKVILADGAALKNSLAENIAAQVLALAGNYSHILFPATASGKNVAPRVAATLDVAQISDITKVVSPDTFERPIYAGNAIATVQSSDATKVITVRTTGFDAAAATGGSAGVENVTAAADAGKSRFVGSEIAASDRPELTAAKIIVSGGRALGSAEKFNEVITPLADKLGAAIGASRAAVDAGYAANDLQVGQTGKIVAPQLYVAVGISGAIQHLAGMKDSKVIVAINKDAEAPIFSVADYGLEADLFTAVPELVNAL; from the coding sequence ATGACTTCCCTTGTAATTGCAGAACACGACAACGCCTCGATCAAGCCCGCGACCCTGAACACCGTCACGGCTGCCGCCGCCTGCGGTGGCGAGGTGCATGTGCTGGTGGCCGGTGAGGGCGCTGCCGCTGCCGCGCAAGCCGCGTCCCAGATTGCCGGCGTCTCCAAGGTGATCCTCGCCGATGGCGCCGCGCTGAAGAACAGCCTGGCCGAGAATATCGCCGCCCAGGTGCTGGCGCTCGCTGGCAACTACAGCCATATCCTGTTTCCCGCCACCGCCTCGGGCAAGAACGTCGCGCCGCGCGTGGCCGCCACGCTCGACGTCGCGCAGATCAGCGACATCACCAAGGTCGTGAGCCCCGACACCTTCGAGCGCCCGATCTACGCCGGCAACGCGATTGCCACCGTGCAGAGCAGCGATGCGACCAAGGTGATCACCGTGCGCACCACGGGCTTCGACGCGGCTGCGGCCACGGGCGGCAGCGCCGGCGTGGAAAACGTGACGGCTGCCGCCGATGCCGGCAAGAGCCGCTTCGTCGGCAGCGAGATCGCCGCCAGCGACCGCCCCGAACTCACCGCCGCGAAGATCATCGTGTCGGGCGGCCGTGCGCTGGGCTCGGCCGAGAAGTTCAACGAAGTGATCACGCCGCTGGCCGACAAGCTCGGCGCCGCGATCGGCGCCTCGCGCGCCGCCGTGGACGCGGGCTACGCCGCCAACGACCTGCAGGTCGGCCAGACCGGCAAGATCGTCGCGCCGCAGCTGTACGTTGCCGTGGGCATCTCGGGCGCGATCCAGCATCTGGCCGGCATGAAGGACTCCAAGGTGATCGTGGCGATCAACAAGGACGCCGAAGCGCCGATCTTCAGCGTCGCCGACTACGGCCTCGAAGCCGACCTGTTCACGGCCGTGCCGGAGCTGGTCAACGCGCTCTGA
- a CDS encoding ABC transporter substrate-binding protein, with the protein MDSMMAAGRRAAVALACTLACMGVQAQWVVGQVAPLTGKGGTQGRAYAQGMRLHFDQVNKAGGIQGQPVQLVVVDDGGHPENTVARTRELLAKSKPVVLAGFMGNGNLAALLGSGLLEQERISLVGYQGNDTEVARAPQVFSTRAGLQDEMAKIASHLAMVGITRLALVIEQRADSDAVLQLAQTTATPAGAKLVAQLTLRNGRSQVLEVVEQLRKTDPAPQAILLVASSPATAAFVEAYRMESGTAQIYATSDSDIEQLATRLPTELMSGLSIAQVVPSPYRVSMRLNKEFRDALAAQPKSAEMTASYAMMEGYVNAKVVAEALRRAQPVNREKIAASLRNFNAQDLGGYWVTFKPGSQFGSRFVDLSIVSASGRISY; encoded by the coding sequence ATGGATTCAATGATGGCCGCCGGCCGCCGGGCCGCTGTTGCGCTGGCGTGTACCCTGGCCTGCATGGGTGTGCAAGCCCAATGGGTGGTTGGGCAAGTCGCGCCGTTGACCGGCAAGGGCGGCACCCAGGGCCGCGCCTATGCGCAAGGCATGCGCCTGCATTTCGATCAGGTCAACAAGGCCGGCGGTATCCAGGGCCAGCCGGTGCAGCTGGTGGTCGTGGACGATGGCGGGCATCCCGAGAACACCGTCGCGCGCACGCGTGAACTGCTGGCCAAGTCCAAGCCGGTGGTGCTTGCCGGTTTCATGGGCAACGGCAATCTCGCCGCGCTGCTGGGCAGCGGCCTGCTGGAGCAGGAGCGCATCAGCCTGGTGGGCTACCAGGGCAATGACACCGAGGTCGCGCGCGCGCCGCAGGTCTTCAGCACCCGCGCGGGCCTGCAAGACGAGATGGCCAAGATCGCAAGCCATCTGGCCATGGTCGGCATCACGCGCCTGGCGCTGGTGATCGAGCAGCGTGCGGACAGCGATGCCGTGCTGCAGCTGGCCCAGACCACGGCGACGCCGGCGGGGGCCAAGCTGGTGGCGCAACTCACGCTCAGGAACGGGCGCAGCCAGGTGCTCGAAGTGGTCGAGCAACTGCGCAAGACCGACCCCGCGCCCCAGGCCATCCTGCTGGTGGCTTCGAGCCCCGCCACCGCGGCCTTTGTCGAAGCCTACCGCATGGAATCGGGCACGGCGCAGATCTATGCCACGTCCGATTCCGACATCGAGCAGCTGGCCACGCGCCTGCCGACCGAGCTGATGAGCGGCCTGTCGATCGCGCAGGTGGTGCCCAGCCCCTACCGCGTATCGATGCGCCTGAACAAGGAATTTCGCGACGCGCTCGCGGCCCAGCCCAAATCCGCGGAGATGACTGCCAGCTACGCGATGATGGAAGGCTACGTCAATGCCAAGGTGGTGGCCGAGGCGCTGCGCCGGGCCCAGCCCGTGAACCGCGAGAAGATCGCCGCCAGCCTGCGCAATTTCAATGCCCAGGACCTGGGCGGCTACTGGGTCACGTTCAAGCCCGGGTCGCAGTTCGGCTCGCGTTTCGTCGACCTGTCCATCGTCAGCGCCTCGGGGCGCATCAGCTATTAG
- a CDS encoding acyl-CoA dehydrogenase, which translates to MSYVAPLQDMLFNMEHLAGLDQVAQLPGFEEAGLDTAQAVLEECARFTQGVVAPLNRPADIAPSSWKDGVVTTSDGFKQAFRQYAEGGWQGLQHPADFGGQGLPKTIGAACVEMLNAANLSFALCPLLTDGAIEALLTAGSEELKAAYLEKLVTGQWTGTMNLTEPQAGSDLALVRTRAEPLGDGSYKVFGTKIFITYGEHDMAENIVHLVLARVQGAPEGVKGISLFVVPKFLVEGGGLGARNDVQCVSIEHKLGIKASPTAVLQFGDGLAGSVADGAGAGARGFLVGEENRGLEYMFIMMNAARYAVGVQGIAIADRAYQQAAAFAKERVQSRPVDGSVKASATIIHHPDVRRMLMLMRATTEGCRALATTAAASYDLAHHHPDAAQRAHHAALYEFMVPLVKGYSTEMAQEVTGLGVQVHGGMGFIEETGAAQHYRDAKILPIYEGTTAIQANDFVGRKTLRDGGQVARGFAAQIAETEAQLQSCGTPAAQSVARQLRAARLAFLEVVDFMLANAKAQPNAAYAGSVPYLMLAGNLFAGWQLARALWVAEQLLPAGQDPRFLRAKIATAQFYAEHVLVRTAALRDGIVQGADSVMALNIDDF; encoded by the coding sequence ATGAGCTATGTAGCACCTCTCCAAGACATGTTGTTCAACATGGAGCACCTGGCCGGGCTTGACCAGGTCGCGCAATTGCCGGGTTTCGAGGAGGCCGGACTCGACACTGCGCAGGCCGTGCTCGAGGAATGCGCGCGCTTCACGCAGGGCGTGGTGGCGCCACTGAACCGCCCCGCCGACATTGCGCCATCAAGCTGGAAAGACGGTGTCGTCACCACCAGCGACGGCTTCAAGCAGGCATTCCGCCAGTACGCCGAAGGCGGCTGGCAGGGCCTGCAGCATCCCGCCGATTTCGGCGGCCAGGGCTTGCCCAAGACCATTGGCGCGGCCTGCGTGGAAATGCTCAATGCGGCCAACCTGAGCTTTGCGCTGTGCCCGTTGCTGACCGATGGCGCGATCGAGGCCCTGCTCACCGCGGGCAGCGAGGAACTCAAGGCCGCTTACCTCGAAAAGCTCGTGACCGGCCAGTGGACCGGCACCATGAACCTGACCGAGCCCCAGGCCGGTTCCGACCTGGCGCTGGTGCGCACGCGTGCCGAACCCCTGGGCGACGGCAGCTACAAGGTGTTCGGCACCAAGATCTTCATCACCTACGGTGAGCACGACATGGCCGAGAACATCGTGCACCTGGTGCTGGCGCGCGTGCAGGGCGCGCCCGAGGGCGTCAAGGGCATCAGCCTGTTTGTCGTGCCCAAGTTCCTGGTGGAGGGCGGCGGCCTGGGCGCGCGCAACGATGTGCAGTGCGTCTCCATCGAGCACAAGCTGGGCATCAAGGCCTCGCCCACGGCCGTGCTGCAGTTCGGCGACGGCCTGGCAGGCAGCGTCGCCGACGGCGCGGGCGCGGGTGCGCGTGGTTTCCTCGTGGGCGAGGAGAACCGCGGCCTCGAATACATGTTCATCATGATGAACGCCGCGCGCTACGCGGTGGGGGTGCAGGGCATCGCGATTGCCGACCGCGCCTACCAGCAGGCCGCGGCGTTTGCCAAGGAGCGCGTGCAGAGCCGCCCGGTCGATGGCAGCGTGAAGGCCAGCGCGACGATCATCCACCACCCCGATGTGCGCCGAATGCTGATGCTGATGCGCGCCACGACCGAGGGCTGCCGCGCGCTGGCGACCACGGCCGCGGCGTCGTACGACCTGGCCCATCACCACCCCGATGCCGCCCAGCGCGCACACCACGCCGCGCTCTACGAATTCATGGTGCCGCTGGTCAAGGGCTACAGCACCGAGATGGCCCAGGAAGTCACGGGCCTGGGCGTGCAGGTGCATGGCGGCATGGGCTTCATCGAGGAGACCGGCGCGGCCCAGCACTACCGCGACGCCAAGATCCTGCCGATCTACGAGGGCACGACCGCCATCCAGGCCAACGATTTCGTCGGCCGCAAGACCCTGCGCGACGGCGGCCAGGTGGCCCGCGGCTTTGCCGCGCAGATCGCCGAAACCGAGGCACAGCTGCAATCCTGCGGCACGCCCGCCGCGCAGTCGGTGGCACGCCAGCTGCGCGCCGCGCGCCTGGCGTTCCTCGAAGTCGTCGATTTCATGCTGGCCAACGCCAAGGCGCAGCCCAACGCCGCGTACGCGGGCAGCGTGCCGTATCTGATGCTTGCCGGCAATCTGTTCGCGGGCTGGCAGCTGGCGCGTGCGCTGTGGGTGGCCGAGCAGCTGCTGCCTGCGGGACAGGACCCGCGTTTCCTGCGCGCGAAGATCGCCACGGCACAGTTCTATGCCGAGCATGTGCTGGTCAGGACCGCCGCGCTGCGCGACGGCATCGTCCAGGGCGCGGACAGCGTCATGGCACTGAACATCGACGATTTCTAA
- a CDS encoding NAD(P)H-dependent flavin oxidoreductase encodes MSRLPQALQGLTLPVIASPLFIISNPQMVIAQCQAGIVGSMPALNARPAAQLEDWLAEITETLDAYNRANPERPAAPFAINQIVHKSNDRLEHDMEVCARFRVPIVITSLGAREDVNQAVHAWGGVVLHDIINNKFAHKAVEKGADGLVAVAAGAGGHAGGKSPFALIQEIRQWFDGPLALSGAIASGGAVLAAQAMGADFGYIGSAFIATHEARASDAYKQAIVDGNSDDIVYSNLFTGVHGNYLAPSIRAAGLDPENLPESDPSKMNFGGGATKAWKDIWGCGQGIGSIDAVTSVAERVAQLRREYQAARERLALG; translated from the coding sequence ATGTCGCGACTTCCCCAGGCACTCCAGGGCCTGACCCTGCCGGTCATTGCCTCGCCGCTGTTCATCATCAGCAACCCGCAGATGGTGATTGCCCAGTGCCAGGCCGGCATCGTCGGCTCGATGCCCGCGCTCAATGCGCGGCCTGCGGCGCAGCTCGAGGACTGGCTGGCCGAGATCACCGAAACGCTCGATGCCTACAACCGCGCCAACCCCGAGCGCCCGGCGGCGCCGTTTGCGATCAACCAGATCGTGCACAAGAGCAACGACCGGCTCGAGCACGACATGGAAGTCTGCGCGCGCTTTCGCGTGCCCATCGTGATCACCTCGCTGGGCGCGCGCGAGGATGTGAACCAGGCGGTGCATGCCTGGGGCGGCGTGGTGCTGCATGACATCATCAACAACAAGTTCGCGCACAAGGCCGTGGAAAAGGGCGCCGACGGCCTGGTGGCCGTGGCCGCGGGCGCGGGCGGCCATGCGGGCGGCAAGAGCCCGTTTGCGTTGATCCAGGAAATCCGCCAGTGGTTCGACGGCCCGCTGGCACTGTCCGGTGCGATTGCATCCGGCGGCGCGGTGCTCGCGGCGCAAGCCATGGGCGCCGACTTCGGCTACATCGGCTCGGCCTTCATCGCCACGCACGAGGCACGCGCCAGCGATGCCTACAAGCAGGCCATCGTCGACGGCAACTCCGACGACATCGTCTACAGCAACCTGTTCACCGGCGTGCATGGCAACTACCTCGCGCCCTCGATCCGCGCGGCCGGCCTGGACCCGGAAAACCTGCCCGAGTCCGACCCGAGCAAAATGAACTTCGGCGGCGGCGCGACCAAGGCCTGGAAGGACATCTGGGGCTGCGGCCAGGGCATCGGCAGCATCGATGCCGTGACCAGCGTGGCTGAGCGCGTGGCCCAACTGCGCCGCGAGTACCAGGCGGCGCGCGAGCGCCTGGCGCTGGGCTGA
- a CDS encoding GbsR/MarR family transcriptional regulator, with protein MPGMTQSTPLPELNRQFISHFGEMGSRWGINRTVGQIYALLFLSPVALNADQIAEALAFSRSNVSMGLKELQSWRLVHLRHHPGDRREYFDAPQDVWEIFRLLAEERRRREIEPTQSMLRAALLEEVDTEEERYAQERMRDMHELIDRLMTWFDEIQRLSPDTAKQLMGMGAAVTRVLEFKDRLTGKSPAARGLPPAAP; from the coding sequence ATGCCGGGTATGACGCAAAGCACTCCTCTTCCTGAACTCAACCGCCAATTCATTTCGCACTTTGGCGAGATGGGCAGCCGATGGGGCATCAACCGGACCGTGGGCCAGATCTATGCGCTGCTGTTCCTGTCCCCGGTGGCGCTCAATGCCGACCAGATTGCCGAGGCGCTGGCGTTTTCGCGCTCGAACGTGAGCATGGGACTCAAGGAGTTGCAGTCGTGGCGCCTGGTGCATCTGCGCCACCACCCCGGCGACCGGCGCGAGTACTTCGACGCGCCGCAGGATGTGTGGGAAATCTTCCGGCTGCTGGCCGAAGAGCGCCGGCGCCGCGAGATCGAGCCGACGCAGTCGATGCTGCGCGCCGCGCTTCTCGAGGAGGTCGACACCGAGGAGGAGCGCTATGCCCAGGAGCGCATGCGCGACATGCATGAACTCATCGACCGGCTCATGACCTGGTTCGACGAGATCCAGCGCCTGTCGCCCGACACCGCCAAGCAGCTGATGGGCATGGGCGCAGCCGTCACGCGCGTGCTGGAATTCAAGGACCGCTTGACCGGCAAGAGCCCGGCCGCTCGCGGCCTGCCGCCGGCCGCGCCCTGA
- a CDS encoding acyltransferase family protein has product MSSSSPAARNAAIDCTKGLACAAIVWHHLAFYGPMADVVEPLLPALMEWLDQYARMAVQLFLVLGGYLAAASLAPTGLARHSAALPQIARRFVRLVVPLAVALVLAVLVTALVRPWFDHSSLSGAPTLFQLLAHALLLQGIVGEESLSAGVWYVSIDFQLFALTALLFAAGRWFGAPREHAPGTRPTAGQAVVVLLAAASLWGFNRDADFDNWAVYFFGAYGLGMMAFWAVRSPRPWAWSTLMALLVGVALWLEWRDRIALAGATALALVLVMSSPKLLSWQGPKRLQQLGQMSYSVFLVHFPVCLLVNAVVTWFWPDSLAINLVGLWAAFALSLAAGRLLYQRVERHMPSWQDVLRWQASLVGTGMLMTWVTAWM; this is encoded by the coding sequence ATGTCTTCCTCATCTCCCGCGGCGCGCAATGCCGCCATCGACTGCACCAAGGGCCTGGCCTGCGCCGCCATCGTCTGGCACCACCTGGCGTTCTACGGCCCCATGGCGGATGTGGTGGAGCCGCTGCTGCCGGCGCTGATGGAGTGGCTGGACCAGTATGCGCGCATGGCCGTGCAGCTGTTCCTGGTGCTGGGCGGCTATCTGGCCGCGGCCAGCCTGGCGCCCACGGGCCTGGCGCGCCACAGCGCCGCGCTGCCGCAGATCGCGCGCCGCTTCGTGCGGTTGGTCGTGCCGCTGGCCGTGGCCCTGGTGCTGGCGGTGCTGGTGACGGCGCTGGTGCGGCCGTGGTTCGACCATTCCTCGCTGTCAGGCGCGCCCACGCTGTTCCAGTTGCTGGCGCACGCGCTGCTGCTGCAGGGCATCGTCGGCGAGGAGTCGCTGTCGGCAGGCGTCTGGTATGTGTCGATCGACTTCCAGCTGTTTGCGCTGACGGCGCTGCTGTTTGCCGCGGGCCGCTGGTTTGGCGCGCCCCGCGAACACGCACCCGGCACCCGGCCCACGGCCGGCCAGGCCGTGGTCGTGCTGCTGGCCGCGGCGTCGCTGTGGGGCTTCAACCGCGATGCCGATTTCGACAACTGGGCGGTCTATTTCTTTGGCGCCTACGGGCTTGGCATGATGGCCTTCTGGGCCGTTCGCTCGCCACGGCCCTGGGCCTGGAGCACGCTGATGGCGCTGCTGGTCGGCGTGGCGCTGTGGCTGGAATGGCGCGACCGCATTGCGCTGGCTGGCGCGACGGCGCTGGCATTGGTGCTCGTGATGAGCAGCCCGAAACTTCTTTCCTGGCAAGGCCCGAAGCGACTGCAGCAACTGGGTCAGATGTCGTATTCGGTGTTCCTGGTGCACTTTCCGGTGTGCCTGCTGGTCAATGCCGTCGTGACCTGGTTCTGGCCCGATTCGCTGGCCATCAATCTGGTCGGCCTGTGGGCGGCCTTCGCGCTGTCGCTGGCCGCCGGCCGGCTGCTGTATCAGCGCGTGGAGCGCCACATGCCCAGTTGGCAGGACGTGCTGCGCTGGCAGGCGAGCCTGGTGGGCACCGGCATGCTCATGACCTGGGTCACGGCCTGGATGTAA
- the rnk gene encoding nucleoside diphosphate kinase regulator, with protein MSRKPQITLSSLDLDRIEALLAVVPASAFPGKADLQAELDRADVVEPAQMPANVVTMNSTVQFEILESHQQCQLTLVYPRDIDGSADRVSIFAPVGSALLGLSVGDELAWPGPGGKTMTVRVTGIIYQPESAGDLHR; from the coding sequence ATGTCGCGCAAGCCGCAGATCACCCTCTCGTCCCTCGACCTTGATCGCATCGAAGCCCTGCTGGCGGTGGTGCCGGCGTCGGCATTCCCGGGCAAGGCCGATCTCCAGGCCGAACTCGATCGCGCCGATGTGGTCGAGCCGGCGCAGATGCCGGCCAATGTCGTGACCATGAATTCCACCGTGCAGTTCGAGATCCTTGAGTCGCACCAGCAATGCCAGCTGACCCTGGTCTACCCGCGCGACATCGACGGCAGCGCCGACCGCGTGTCGATCTTCGCGCCCGTGGGCAGCGCGCTGCTGGGCCTGTCCGTGGGCGATGAGCTGGCCTGGCCCGGCCCGGGCGGCAAGACCATGACGGTGCGCGTCACCGGAATCATCTACCAGCCGGAAAGCGCGGGCGATCTGCACCGCTAA
- the fghA gene encoding S-formylglutathione hydrolase, giving the protein MSDTLELLSAHAAFGGAQRFYRHASNEIGLPMKFSVYLPPRAVAGEKVPALVYLAGLTCTEETFMTKAGAQRLAAELGVALIAPDTSPRGANLPGEADSWDFGVGAGFYLDATTRPWGLHWRMESYLIEELLPLVGRKLPIDLERVGIFGHSMGGHGALTLALRHPGTFKSVSAFAPIANPSECAWGRKAFSGYLGEDRSAWAAHDATELMKAQKAAPYPAGILIDQGLADKFLMEKQLLPEAFEAACAGAGQPLTLRRQPGYDHGYYFIQTFIDDHLRHHASQLNG; this is encoded by the coding sequence ATGTCCGACACCCTCGAATTGCTCAGCGCCCATGCCGCCTTTGGTGGCGCCCAGCGCTTTTACCGCCACGCCTCGAACGAGATCGGCCTGCCGATGAAGTTCTCGGTCTATCTGCCGCCGCGGGCCGTGGCCGGCGAAAAGGTGCCGGCGCTGGTCTATCTGGCCGGCCTGACCTGTACCGAGGAAACCTTCATGACCAAGGCCGGCGCCCAGCGCCTGGCTGCCGAACTGGGCGTGGCGCTGATCGCACCCGACACCAGCCCGCGCGGCGCCAACCTGCCCGGCGAAGCGGACAGCTGGGACTTCGGCGTGGGCGCAGGCTTCTACCTCGACGCCACGACCCGGCCCTGGGGCCTGCACTGGCGCATGGAAAGCTATCTGATCGAGGAGCTGCTGCCGCTGGTCGGCCGCAAGCTGCCCATCGACCTCGAACGGGTGGGCATCTTCGGCCACTCGATGGGCGGCCATGGCGCGCTGACGCTGGCCCTGCGCCATCCGGGAACGTTCAAGAGTGTTTCGGCCTTTGCGCCAATTGCCAATCCCAGCGAGTGCGCCTGGGGCCGCAAGGCCTTCAGCGGCTACCTGGGCGAGGACCGGTCCGCCTGGGCAGCGCACGATGCGACGGAACTGATGAAGGCACAGAAGGCCGCGCCCTACCCCGCGGGCATCCTCATCGACCAGGGCCTGGCCGACAAGTTCCTGATGGAAAAGCAACTGCTGCCCGAAGCCTTCGAAGCCGCCTGCGCCGGCGCGGGCCAGCCGCTGACGCTGCGCCGCCAGCCCGGCTATGACCATGGCTACTACTTCATCCAGACCTTCATCGACGACCATCTGCGCCACCATGCGAGCCAGCTGAACGGCTGA